A single window of Marinobacter sp. LA51 DNA harbors:
- the hisB gene encoding imidazoleglycerol-phosphate dehydratase HisB produces MAERKARVERNTLETQITVEIDLDGTGKSTFDTGVPFLEHMMDQIARHGLVDLNIVSKGDLHIDDHHTVEDIGITLGQAFKQAVGDKKGIRRYGHAYVPLDEALSRVVIDLSGRPGLMMDVPYTRGSVGGFDVDLFEEFFHGFVNHSMVTLHIDNLKGKNTHHQIETVFKAFGRALRMAIEMDERMAGMTPSTKGSL; encoded by the coding sequence ATGGCCGAACGTAAGGCTCGGGTAGAACGAAATACCCTGGAAACTCAGATTACCGTCGAGATCGATCTCGATGGCACCGGCAAGTCCACTTTCGACACCGGCGTTCCCTTCCTCGAACACATGATGGACCAGATCGCCCGCCATGGCCTGGTGGATCTGAATATCGTCTCCAAAGGCGATCTGCACATCGATGACCATCACACCGTTGAAGACATCGGCATTACCCTGGGGCAGGCGTTCAAGCAGGCAGTAGGCGACAAGAAAGGCATCCGTCGCTATGGCCACGCATACGTGCCTCTGGATGAAGCCCTGTCCCGCGTTGTTATCGATCTTTCCGGTCGTCCCGGGCTGATGATGGACGTGCCTTACACCCGTGGTTCCGTGGGTGGCTTCGATGTCGATCTGTTTGAAGAGTTCTTCCACGGTTTCGTGAATCACTCCATGGTGACCCTGCACATCGATAACCTGAAGGGCAAGAACACCCATCACCAGATCGAGACCGTCTTCAAGGCCTTCGGCCGCGCCCTGCGCATGGCGATCGAAATGGATGAGCGGATGGCGGGTATGACTCCGTCTACCAAAGGCTCTCTGTAA
- a CDS encoding SRPBCC family protein: MAITVSIELNRELELPGSYDEVFELLADVPRSASHFPKVNKLTDLGDNAYRWEMEKVGVDKHAIQSIYACKYHSDKDAGRITWEPVKGEGNGVVRGSWTLKSKGDSVTSAKFQTHAELTVPLPSLLKLAISPVIKHEFNSLVDTYMKNLKTAV; encoded by the coding sequence GTGGCAATAACTGTTTCAATTGAGCTGAACCGGGAACTGGAACTTCCGGGAAGCTATGATGAAGTCTTTGAGTTGTTGGCGGATGTGCCACGTTCCGCAAGTCACTTTCCAAAAGTGAACAAGCTGACGGATCTGGGCGACAACGCTTACCGTTGGGAAATGGAGAAGGTGGGCGTGGATAAGCACGCGATCCAGTCCATTTACGCGTGCAAGTACCATTCGGATAAAGACGCCGGCCGGATCACCTGGGAACCGGTGAAGGGCGAGGGCAACGGTGTCGTGCGCGGCTCCTGGACGCTGAAGTCCAAGGGCGATTCAGTTACCTCAGCCAAGTTCCAGACTCACGCCGAGCTGACGGTGCCGCTGCCCAGCCTGTTGAAGCTGGCGATCAGCCCGGTTATCAAGCACGAGTTCAACAGCCTCGTGGATACCTATATGAAGAATCTCAAGACGGCAGTATGA
- the hisA gene encoding 1-(5-phosphoribosyl)-5-[(5-phosphoribosylamino)methylideneamino]imidazole-4-carboxamide isomerase, whose protein sequence is MLIIPAIDLKDGKCVRLRQGRMDDSTVFGDDPVDMATRWVEAGARRLHLVDLNGAFAGEPVNGEIVQAIARKYPDLPIQIGGGIRSAETIEAYLKAGVQWVIIGTKAVKEPEFVTDMCKRFPGHIIVGLDAKDGRVATDGWAEVSEVMATDLAKRFANDGVDSIVYTDISRDGMMQGVNVEATVALAEEGGIPVIASGGVTNMDDLKRLAPMADRGILGAITGRAIYEGTLDVAEAQAFCDSLKA, encoded by the coding sequence ATGCTGATTATTCCTGCCATTGATCTGAAAGACGGCAAGTGTGTACGCCTGCGCCAGGGCCGGATGGACGACTCCACCGTCTTTGGTGACGACCCGGTCGATATGGCCACCCGCTGGGTAGAGGCCGGCGCGCGTCGTCTGCATCTGGTCGATCTCAATGGCGCCTTCGCTGGCGAGCCGGTGAATGGCGAGATCGTTCAGGCGATTGCCCGCAAGTACCCGGATCTGCCGATTCAGATTGGCGGCGGTATCCGCTCTGCGGAAACCATCGAAGCCTACCTGAAGGCCGGTGTGCAGTGGGTGATCATTGGTACCAAGGCTGTGAAAGAGCCGGAATTTGTTACCGACATGTGCAAGCGGTTTCCGGGTCACATTATTGTCGGCCTGGATGCCAAAGACGGCCGTGTTGCCACCGATGGCTGGGCCGAGGTGTCTGAAGTGATGGCCACCGATCTGGCCAAGCGCTTCGCCAACGACGGCGTCGATTCAATCGTGTACACCGACATCAGCCGCGACGGCATGATGCAGGGCGTAAACGTTGAGGCGACCGTGGCGCTGGCGGAAGAGGGCGGCATTCCGGTGATTGCCTCCGGCGGTGTCACCAACATGGACGACCTCAAGCGCCTGGCGCCAATGGCCGATCGAGGCATCCTCGGCGCTATCACCGGCCGTGCTATCTACGAGGGCACGCTGGATGTGGCCGAAGCACAGGCATTTTGCGACAGCCTGAAGGCGTAA
- the hisH gene encoding imidazole glycerol phosphate synthase subunit HisH, producing the protein MKTVAIIDYGMGNLHSARKAVEHVAPDVCVLVTDNSDQIREADHVILPGVGAIRDCMHEIRRLEVDALVREVSRDRPFLGICVGMQALMSRSEENGGVDGINLFPAQVRFFGDNLVENGERLKVPHMGWNEVYQSVDHPMWHNIPDGDRFYFVHSYYAEAEGNADIAGRSHYGVDLAAAVARDNIFAVQFHPEKSARAGLQLLKNFVDWSGK; encoded by the coding sequence ATGAAGACCGTTGCCATTATCGACTACGGCATGGGAAACCTACATTCGGCGCGTAAGGCAGTAGAGCACGTGGCGCCGGATGTTTGCGTTCTGGTGACCGACAACTCCGACCAGATCCGCGAGGCCGACCATGTGATTCTTCCTGGAGTTGGCGCCATCCGTGACTGCATGCACGAGATCCGCCGGCTTGAGGTAGATGCCCTGGTGCGTGAAGTCTCCCGGGATCGCCCTTTCCTCGGCATCTGTGTAGGTATGCAGGCACTGATGTCCCGCAGCGAAGAGAACGGAGGCGTTGATGGCATCAACCTGTTTCCGGCCCAGGTTCGCTTCTTTGGTGACAATCTGGTGGAAAACGGCGAGCGACTGAAAGTGCCTCACATGGGTTGGAACGAGGTTTACCAGAGTGTCGATCACCCCATGTGGCACAACATTCCCGATGGTGACCGTTTCTACTTCGTGCACAGCTATTACGCCGAGGCTGAAGGCAATGCCGATATTGCCGGCCGCAGCCACTACGGTGTCGATCTGGCGGCCGCTGTTGCCCGCGATAACATCTTTGCGGTGCAGTTCCACCCGGAGAAGAGTGCCCGCGCTGGCCTGCAGCTCCTGAAAAACTTTGTTGACTGGTCCGGTAAATAA
- a CDS encoding AsmA family protein: MKAVRYLLIAIVAVILLAVVAIAIAMAVINPNDYKPQIEQAVEKQTNLDLVLEGDIGWSFIPLGLELNNVQANLEGDRFVALEQLVAQIDFWSLIAMAPQVDTFVLSGLDANLEVNEQGQGNWTRIMPEPAEGEQPKTAEAEEEKPADTTAEEGSSEPLNFNVNNVEISDAQVHYTDKSTGQSVTLDNFTVTASEITLGSEFPLDISFRVETAKPQFEVDGSISARLAANEALNEFAVSGLSAVFDMNGEPFGGQSVTAELGGSAVANLENETATLSGFTASLANLSMTTDLEVKGFGDRPALNGKLNINEFSLKELLSNLGQPAVETSDPEALKALAFSTNIGGPAGKVELSDLTLKLDDTTFKGSGSYNLANTGVVFRLQGDKLNADRYLPPKAEGEAESEEKAAQETGSGDAGQQTAATQDTPESDLLPLDTLRTLLLDIDFGLAELIVSNLTIKEITASTTAEKGLIKVDEFSGKLYEGGFGAQVTLDARSDNPKWKIGSKVSNVQTLPLLTDLAEVDMLSGGANLNVDVTTSGNRISVLRENADGQINFNLAEGQFRKMNLTRMACQGIALVNQESLTTSDWGAATPFNDMRGTLQINGNTLKNTDLVAALAGMKLEGDGTIDLKQSTMDYEAGLRIVGEIHRDEACRVTEYVENVVIPVECRGNFAEDPAGLCSFDGSRFRDTLKTIAANAAKAKAKEEVDKAKAKAKEKVEEKLQEKLGDKLKGLFN; the protein is encoded by the coding sequence ATGAAAGCTGTTCGTTATCTGCTGATTGCGATTGTTGCCGTGATCTTGCTGGCCGTAGTCGCGATTGCCATCGCCATGGCCGTGATCAACCCCAATGACTACAAGCCGCAGATTGAGCAAGCGGTGGAAAAACAGACCAACCTGGATCTTGTGCTGGAGGGCGACATTGGCTGGTCGTTCATTCCCCTCGGCCTGGAACTGAATAACGTACAGGCCAATCTGGAAGGCGATCGTTTTGTAGCGTTGGAACAACTGGTGGCGCAGATCGATTTCTGGTCGCTGATTGCCATGGCGCCGCAGGTGGACACCTTTGTGCTGAGCGGCCTGGATGCCAACCTTGAAGTGAACGAACAAGGCCAGGGCAACTGGACCCGGATCATGCCGGAGCCAGCCGAGGGCGAGCAACCCAAGACTGCCGAAGCGGAAGAGGAAAAGCCCGCTGACACGACAGCCGAGGAAGGAAGTAGCGAACCGCTGAACTTTAACGTGAATAACGTTGAGATCAGCGATGCCCAGGTGCACTACACCGACAAGAGCACCGGACAGTCCGTCACCCTGGACAACTTCACCGTAACCGCCAGCGAAATCACCCTGGGCTCGGAATTCCCACTCGACATCAGCTTCAGGGTCGAAACCGCCAAACCCCAGTTTGAGGTGGACGGCAGCATCAGCGCCCGCCTGGCTGCGAACGAAGCGCTCAACGAATTTGCCGTATCTGGCCTGTCGGCGGTTTTCGACATGAACGGGGAGCCCTTCGGTGGGCAATCGGTAACCGCGGAACTGGGCGGCTCCGCCGTCGCTAACCTCGAAAACGAGACCGCGACGCTCAGTGGTTTCACCGCCAGCCTTGCCAACCTGTCCATGACCACCGATCTGGAGGTCAAAGGCTTTGGCGACAGGCCCGCCCTGAACGGCAAACTCAACATCAATGAGTTTTCCCTGAAGGAACTGCTCAGCAACCTGGGCCAACCGGCCGTGGAAACCAGCGATCCTGAGGCACTCAAGGCTCTGGCTTTCTCAACCAATATTGGTGGGCCTGCTGGCAAGGTTGAGCTCTCTGACCTGACCCTGAAACTGGATGACACTACCTTCAAGGGTTCAGGCAGCTACAACCTCGCCAACACCGGCGTGGTGTTCCGGCTCCAAGGCGACAAACTGAATGCCGACCGGTACCTGCCACCGAAGGCTGAAGGTGAAGCAGAGAGTGAAGAAAAGGCCGCGCAAGAGACTGGCTCAGGGGACGCCGGCCAACAGACGGCCGCCACCCAGGACACACCAGAGAGCGACCTGCTGCCACTGGACACCCTGCGCACCCTGCTGCTGGACATTGATTTCGGCCTGGCCGAATTGATCGTAAGCAATCTGACCATCAAGGAAATCACCGCCAGCACCACTGCTGAAAAAGGCCTGATCAAGGTCGACGAATTCAGCGGCAAGCTCTACGAGGGTGGCTTCGGCGCCCAGGTAACCCTGGATGCCCGCAGCGACAACCCGAAGTGGAAAATCGGCTCCAAGGTCAGCAACGTGCAAACCCTGCCCCTGCTGACTGACTTGGCGGAAGTGGACATGCTGTCCGGTGGCGCCAACCTGAATGTGGACGTGACCACCTCGGGCAACCGGATCTCGGTACTGCGCGAGAACGCTGATGGCCAGATCAACTTCAACCTGGCCGAGGGCCAGTTCCGCAAGATGAACCTGACCCGCATGGCGTGCCAGGGCATCGCCCTGGTGAATCAGGAGAGTCTGACTACCAGCGACTGGGGCGCTGCCACCCCGTTCAATGACATGCGCGGCACCCTCCAGATCAACGGCAACACCCTGAAAAACACCGACCTGGTAGCGGCGCTGGCCGGCATGAAACTGGAAGGCGACGGCACCATCGATCTGAAACAGAGCACGATGGATTACGAAGCGGGCCTGCGCATCGTCGGTGAGATTCACCGCGACGAAGCCTGCCGGGTAACTGAGTATGTGGAGAATGTGGTTATTCCGGTGGAATGCCGCGGCAACTTCGCCGAGGACCCGGCTGGCCTGTGCTCGTTCGATGGCTCCCGCTTCCGCGACACCCTGAAGACCATCGCAGCCAACGCGGCGAAAGCCAAGGCCAAGGAAGAAGTAGACAAGGCCAAAGCCAAGGCGAAAGAGAAAGTCGAAGAGAAACTGCAGGAAAAGCTCGGCGACAAACTGAAGGGTCTGTTTAACTAA